A window of Solanum stenotomum isolate F172 chromosome 3, ASM1918654v1, whole genome shotgun sequence contains these coding sequences:
- the LOC125860895 gene encoding nucleobase-ascorbate transporter 6, which produces MAAKSDEPAPHPPKDQLPNVSYCITSPPPWPEAILLGFQHYLVMLGTAVIITTALVPQMGGGNEEKAKVIQTVLFVAGLNTLLQSYFGTRLPAVIGASYTFVAPTISIILSGRWSDPDPVSRFKKIMRATQGALIVASTIQIVLGFSGLWRNVVRFLSPLSAVPLVTLVGFGLYEFGFPGVAKCVEIGLPELVLLVIFSQYLAHLIRPGKHIFDRFAVLFTVAIVWIYAHLLTVGGAYNGAAPMTQASCRTDRAGLIDGAPWIRVPYPFQWGAPSFDAGEAFAMMMAAFVALVESTGAFIATTRYASATPLPPSVLSRGVGWQGIGILLSGLFGTGNGSSVSVENVGLLALTRVGSRRVVQIAAGFMIFFSILGKFGAVFASIPTSIVGALYCILFAYVGVGGLSFLQFCNLNSFRTKFILGFSIFLGLSVPQYFNEHTVIEGYGPVHTSGRWFNDMVNVPFSSEAFVAGILAYFLDNTMHKRDGQVRKDRGKPWWDKFKSFKTDTRSEEFYSLPFNLNKYFPSV; this is translated from the exons ATGGCAGCAAAGTCTGATGAACCAGCGCCACATCCACCAAAAGATCAGCTTCCTAATGTTTCTTACTGCATTACTAGTCCTCCTCCATGGC CTGAGGCAATCCTTCTAGGATTTCAGCATTATCTGGTTATGCTTGGTACCGCAGTTATCATTACTACGGCTCTGGTTCCCCAGATGGGAGGAGGAAAT GAGGAGAAAGCCAAAGTTATTCAGACAGTGCTATTTGTTGCTGGGCTGAACACCTTGTTGCAATCTTACTTTGGAACTAGACTACCAGCTGTGATCGGAGCGTCTTATACCTTTGTTGCACCTACAATTTCAATTATCCTTTCGGGACGATGGAGTGACCCAGACCCTGTGTCG AGATTTAAGAAGATAATGAGGGCCACCCAAGGTGCTCTTATTGTTGCTTCAACAATTCAGATTGTCTTAGGCTTCAGTGGTCTCTGGCGCAATGTTGTGAG GTTCCTGAGCCCACTTTCAGCTGTTCCTTTAGTTACTCTTGTCGGCTTCGGGTTATATGAGTTTGGTTTTCCTGGG GTTGCCAAATGTGTTGAAATTGGGTTGCCAGAGCTGGTCcttttggtcattttctctCAA TATTTGGCTCATCTGATACGCCCGGGGAAGCACATATTTGATCGTTTTGCTGTTCTTTTCACCGTTGCAATTGTATGGATTTACGCCCACTTACTTACAGTGGGTGGGGCTTATAATGGAGCTGCACCAATGACCCAAGCAAGCTGCAGAACTGATCGTGCTGGACTCATTGATGGTGCTCCATG GATTAGAGTTCCATACCCCTTCCAATGGGGAGCACCTTCATTTGATGCTGGTGAAGCATTTGCTATGATGATGGCTGCATTTGTTGCTCTTGTTGAG TCCACTGGTGCCTTTATCGCAACTACGAGATACGCAAGTGCTACTCCATTGCCACCATCCGTACTCAGCAGAGGTGTAGGTTGGCAG GGAATTGGCATTTTACTGTCTGGGTTGTTTGGCACTGGGAATGGATCTTCTGTATCTGT TGAAAATGTGGGTCTTTTAGCACTGACACGTGTTGGTAGCAGAAGAGTAGTTCAGATAGCTGCGGgatttatgattttcttttcaattcttg GAAAATTTGGAGCAGTCTTTGCTTCAATACCAACATCGATTGTAGGTGCTTTGTATTGCATTTTATTCGCTTATGTGG GCGTAGGAGGCTTAAGCTTCCTTCAGTTTTGCAATCTGAACAGTTTCCGTACCAAGTTCATACTAGGCTTCTCCATCTTTCTGGGTTTGTCAGTTCCACAGTACTTCAACGAACACACAGTTATTGAGGGTTATGGACCTGTTCACACGAGTGGACGATGG TTCAACGATATGGTTAATGTGCCATTCTCATCGGAAGCTTTTGTTGCGGGTATCCTGGCTTATTTCTTGGACAACACAATGCACAAAAGGGATGGTCAGGTAAGGAAAGACAGAGGCAAGCCATGGTGGGACAAGTTCAAGTCTTTCAAGACGGACACGAGAAGTGAGGAATTCTATTCCCTCCCATTCAATCTCAACAAGTATTTCCCATCCGTGTGA
- the LOC125860912 gene encoding uncharacterized protein LOC125860912: MGNCQAIDNATLLIQHPSGRVDKLYWPVTANEIMKMNPGHYVALLLTTTTLCPPTNPSSATASTAKKINSATTNTGGTNNNMPVRITRIKLLKPTDTLVLGHVYRLITTQEVMKGLWAKKYSKMKQQQLESGDKSSEKSTNSHSKSGVVRRSDLDDSKQVKQEKHRSSTGAKPRTWHPKLHSISEAAS, encoded by the exons ATGGGCAACTGCCAAGCCATTGATAATGCTACGTTGCTTATACAACACCCAAGCGGTAGAGTTGACAAACTTTATTGGCCTGTCACTGCTAACGAAATCATGAAGATGAATCCCGGTCATTATGTTGCTCTTCTTCTTACCACCACCACCTTGTGTCCGCCCACTAATCCTTCCTCCGCCACCGCTTCCACCGCCAAAAAAATTAACAGTGCCACGACTAATACTGGTGGAACTAATAATAATATGCCAGTTCGTATAACGCGTATTAAGCTTCTCAAGCCGACGGATACGCTTGTTCTGGGTCATGTTTACAGACTAATTACAACTCAAG AGGTTATGAAAGGATTATGGGCTAAGAAGTATTCGAAGATGAAGCAGCAGCAATTAGAATCCGGTGACAAGAGTAGTGAGAAATCAACGAATTCACACTCTAAAAGTGGAGTTGTTAGAAGATCTGATTTGGATGACTCCAAACag GTGAAACAAGAAAAGCATAGGAGTTCAACAGGTGCAAAACCAAGAACATGGCATCCCAAACTCCACAGCATATCTGAAGCTGCAAGCTGA
- the LOC125860892 gene encoding pentatricopeptide repeat-containing protein At2g20540-like — translation MRFLSWRKAKHLAVIKPKCRICCSSTATFPAVFQDKIHITRKELSKLLHQRPPKSQLKQIHAQILTQELSSTASLINSLIHCYLHIKEVTSARFLFLHYPLPSPPILIWNLMIRVYCKLQNSSESFCLFRQLLNLDHRIRVFPDEYTFTFIVTSCAHQKSIVHGKIVHGLVVRNGLESNLYVGNSLINMYSVFKITDDAYKVFDRITERDVFSWTSLICGYANNGEMYQACEIFYKMPVRNDVSWSVIISGFAGNGRYMEVLLYLNEMLGSVEDKVRPNEAVLVCALSACANLGALEQGNWIHAYIKRNEIRDSSNICTALIDMYAKCGRIDIARLIFNRIPRPDVHNFTSMISALSYHGLGEQALTVFNRMLNENVNPNEVTIIGVLNACSHSGLVEEGSSIFYNMENLWRLKPQIEHYGCYVDLLGRAGYLEKALGVVKNMHIKPDIVIWRALLSACRIHRNIFLGNSIIDFIKQLNSDGPSGSEVLLSNMYASLGNWEKVSEVRNAMGQRKTQSDIGCSWIEVNGVVHEFRVADKLHPQILEVLIKLNELWIVLS, via the coding sequence ATGCGCTTTCTTTCATGGCGTAAAGCCAAACACTTGGCTGTTATTAAGCCCAAATGTCGAATCTGTTGTTCTTCAACAGCCACTTTTCCCGCCGTCTTTCAAGACAAAATTCACATTACTCGAAAAGAATTGTCTAAATTGCTACACCAGCGCCCACCTAAATCTCAACTGAAGCAAATACATGCCCAAATACTCACCCAGGAACTCTCATCAACTGCTTCTTTAATTAATTCTCTGATTCACTGTTATCTGCATATCAAGGAAGTTACCTCAGCAAGATTTCTGTTTCTTCACTATCCTCTGCCTTCACCCCCGATTCTAATATGGAATCTGATGATCAGAGTATACTGCAAACTCCAAAATTCTTCAGAAAGTTTCTGTCTTTTTCGCCAACTCTTGAATTTAGACCACCGCATTCGGGTTTTTCCGGACGAGTACACGTTCACTTTTATTGTTACGTCATGTGCCCATCAAAAATCAATTGTACATGGAAAAATTGTTCATGGGTTGGTGGTGAGAAATGGGCTTGAATCAAACTTATATGTGGGCAATTCGTTGATTAATATGTATTCGGTATTCAAGATTACAGATGATGCATACAAAGTGTTTGATAGAATAACTGAAAGAGATGTGTTCTCTTGGACTAGTTTGATATGTGGGTATGCAAATAATGGTGAGATGTATCAAGCTTGTGAAATCTTTTATAAGATGCCAGTGCGAAACGATGTTTCTTGGTCTGTTATTATATCGGGTTTTGCTGGAAACGGAAGGTATATGGAAGTACTTCTGTATTTGAATGAAATGTTAGGCTCTGTTGAGGATAAGGTAAGGCCTAATGAAGCTGTTCTTGTTTGTGCTCTGTCTGCTTGTGCTAATCTTGGGGCCTTAGAACAGGGAAATTGGATTCATGCTTATATTAAGAGGAATGAAATTCGTGACAGTTCAAATATATGTACTGCTCTTATTGACATGTATGCAAAATGTGGGAGAATAGACATAGCAAGATTGATTTTCAATAGAATTCCAAGACCTGATGTACACAACTTCACTAGTATGATATCAGCGTTATCATATCATGGGCTTGGTGAGCAAGCCTTAACCGTGTTTAACAGGATGTTGAATGAAAATGTTAATCCAAATGAAGTAACTATTATAGGGGTGCTTAATGCCTGTAGCCATTCAGGTCTGGTGGAAGAGGGTTCTTCAATCTTCTATAACATGGAGAACTTATGGAGACTTAAACCTCAGATTGAGCACTATGGCTGTTATGTTGATTTACTTGGCCGTGCTGGATACTTGGAAAAGGCACTTGGAGTTGTAAAGAACATGCACATAAAACCTGATATAGTCATATGGAGGGCTTTGCTCAGTGCCTGTAGAATCCATCGTAATATTTTCCTTGGTAACAGCATTATAGATTTTATAAAGCAGCTTAACTCTGATGGACCCAGTGGAAGTGAGGTACTTCTCTCTAATATGTATGCATCTCTAGGCAACTGGGAGAAAGTTTCTGAAGTGAGGAATGCAATGGGTCAGAGAAAGACTCAATCAGACATTGGATGTAGCTGGATTGAGGTGAATGGTGTTGTTCACGAGTTTCGTGTTGCTGATAAGCTACACCCACAGATTTTGGAAGTTCTGATTAAATTAAATGAACTTTGGATAGTGCTCTCCTAG
- the LOC125860910 gene encoding LIM domain-containing protein WLIM1-like: MATFGGTTQKCKACEKTVYLVDQLKADSRVYHKACFRCNHCKGTLKLGNYNSYEGVLYCRPHFDQLFKMTGSLNKSFEGGPRTVKERSLDKAQATNKVSALFGGTQDKCVACKKTVYPLEKVAVDGTSYHRPCFKCSHGGCVISPSNYVAHDHKLYCRHHHTQLFKQRGNFSHMEDHEKIKGVTENGKA; encoded by the exons atggCAACTTTTGGAGGGACAACACAGAAGTGTAAGGCCTGTGAGAAAACTGTCTACTTGGTGGATCAACTTAAGGCTGACAGCAGGGTATATCACAAGGCTTGTTTCAGATGTAATCATTGCAAGGGTACTCTTAAG CTAGGTAACTACAATTCCTATGAAGGAGTTTTATACTGCAGACCTCACTTTGATCAACTATTCAAAATGACTGGAAGCCTGAACAAGAGTTTTGAAG GGGGTCCAAGAACAGTCAAGGAAAGATCTCTTGATAAG GCACAAGCAACCAACAAAGTTTCAGCTTTGTTTGGTGGAACACAAGACAAATGTGTTGCGTGCAAGAAAACTGTCTACCCCCTGGAAAAG GTGGCTGTTGATGGCACTTCATACCACAGGCCTTGTTTCAAATGTAGCCATGGGGGTTGTGTAATCAGTCCATCGAATTATGTGGCCCATGATCACAAACTCTACTGCAGGCACCATCATACTCAACTCTTCAAGCAGCGAGGTAACTTCAGCCACATGGAAGATCATGAGAAGATTAAAGGGGTGACTGAAAATGGAAAAGCATGA